A stretch of the Balneola vulgaris DSM 17893 genome encodes the following:
- a CDS encoding PepSY-associated TM helix domain-containing protein, with translation MAWHMRRDSRKIHRWGAIIVALPFLVVLITGLLLQVKKEVAWVQPPSQTGVSTNPQISFDEILEVSRSVSEAGIQEWTDIDRLDVRPDKGIVKVRGVNNWEIQIDTQTGEVLQVAFRRSNIIEALHDGSWFHDSAKLWIFLPSGIVVTILWITGIYLFAIPYLSKRKNRKRFEKLQKQQESSN, from the coding sequence ATGGCTTGGCATATGCGGCGTGATAGTCGCAAGATACATCGTTGGGGAGCAATCATTGTTGCTTTACCTTTTTTAGTTGTTTTAATCACTGGCTTGTTGCTTCAAGTGAAAAAAGAAGTGGCATGGGTTCAACCACCAAGCCAAACGGGGGTATCTACCAATCCTCAAATATCTTTTGATGAAATCTTAGAAGTGTCTCGTTCTGTAAGCGAAGCTGGCATTCAAGAATGGACTGACATCGACCGACTAGATGTTCGCCCTGATAAAGGAATTGTGAAAGTTAGAGGTGTTAATAACTGGGAGATTCAAATAGACACCCAAACTGGGGAAGTACTACAAGTAGCCTTTAGACGATCTAACATTATCGAGGCCTTACACGATGGATCATGGTTCCATGATTCAGCAAAACTATGGATCTTCCTTCCATCTGGTATTGTGGTTACCATTCTATGGATTACAGGTATCTACCTTTTTGCTATTCCTTATCTATCGAAACGAAAAAACAGAAAACGCTTCGAAAAGCTCCAAAAGCAACAAGAGTCATCAAATTAA
- a CDS encoding TonB-dependent receptor, whose translation MIYLSLILMLFSGFTTGDSNSISGRVIDAKTSDPVTFAYIHLEEINRTTATDIEGVYQLNNIPKGNYTLTVHRIGYKTKNIPISIGDEDLELDIKLNQSVLSAQAIEVTGQRDGVSGSSLEHASRKVLGSELRRNLGSTLSQTLSSLPGFDQRTNGSAPGRPVIRGLGDERVVILQDGVSSGDVSAQSSDHAVTIDPVSAQEVEVARGPAALAFGANAIGGVINVVRNQIATNVPAKANGTITLNGESVNTGFSGAANVTIPIESFALNLDLNARTALNTQSPKGPIRNSYFNTTNDGVGLSWVRDWGYVGGSLGFYGSNYGIPPNPDGHENGVDIEVSKFQYVLKSEYLMEERFISTLEAEWSLKNYNHKEFESEEVIGTEFGLVTTDFDINAKHGGFGFITKGSLGISSSFEDYAVSGASTPNSNSYAVGAYIIEETDINNIHLEGGLRFDWVKNSPDEREPNSRIGDIRARSFAALSSSLSAIYSFQNGISVGTTLLHSFRAPSLEELYSEGPHLASYSYEIGNPDLDPERGLAKELFLRYRGNRVNLETAVFHNHFSNYLYAANTGQPNNRFPDLNDYQFTGTEATLYGFEFLSEVQLFQSFVVDFSVNYTIGNQEAVQPDGSTETTPLPQIPPLKLKSGIKYAHKGFEVGGRYNYAAEQDRTAEFETSTDAYHKVDLFTQYRFSTKKLLQTVSLNVNNVFDTEYYNHLSRIKDLRPAPGRNITLLYRLFF comes from the coding sequence ATGATCTATTTATCCCTCATACTTATGCTATTCTCCGGTTTTACGACCGGAGATAGCAATTCTATTTCAGGCAGAGTAATTGACGCTAAAACATCTGATCCTGTAACTTTTGCATACATACATTTAGAAGAAATAAATCGGACTACAGCCACCGATATTGAAGGGGTATATCAACTCAATAATATCCCAAAAGGAAATTACACCTTAACGGTTCATAGAATTGGTTATAAAACCAAGAATATCCCTATTTCGATTGGAGATGAAGACTTAGAACTTGATATCAAATTAAATCAAAGCGTACTAAGTGCCCAAGCCATAGAAGTTACAGGCCAAAGAGATGGCGTTTCAGGTTCAAGTTTAGAACACGCATCAAGAAAAGTGTTAGGCTCTGAACTTCGAAGAAATTTAGGTTCTACTTTATCACAAACCCTTAGTTCACTACCTGGTTTCGACCAAAGAACGAATGGTAGTGCACCTGGTCGCCCAGTGATTAGAGGTTTAGGCGACGAACGCGTTGTTATTCTTCAAGACGGAGTTTCATCCGGAGACGTATCTGCTCAAAGCTCTGATCATGCTGTAACGATTGATCCTGTTTCAGCTCAAGAAGTTGAAGTAGCACGTGGACCTGCAGCCTTAGCCTTTGGTGCCAATGCAATCGGTGGAGTTATTAATGTGGTACGAAATCAGATTGCCACCAATGTGCCTGCAAAGGCTAATGGCACAATCACACTTAATGGTGAAAGTGTTAATACAGGTTTCTCTGGAGCTGCAAACGTTACCATTCCTATAGAGTCATTTGCGTTAAATCTTGACTTAAATGCCCGTACAGCTCTTAACACCCAATCACCAAAAGGACCCATTCGAAATTCCTACTTTAACACTACTAATGATGGTGTTGGTTTAAGCTGGGTAAGAGACTGGGGATATGTAGGTGGTTCGTTAGGATTTTATGGTAGCAATTACGGAATACCTCCAAATCCTGATGGCCACGAAAATGGTGTTGATATCGAAGTATCTAAGTTTCAATATGTGTTGAAATCAGAGTATTTGATGGAAGAACGCTTTATATCTACCCTTGAAGCGGAATGGTCTTTAAAAAACTACAATCATAAAGAGTTTGAGTCGGAAGAGGTTATTGGAACTGAATTCGGTTTAGTGACTACCGACTTTGATATAAATGCCAAGCATGGTGGTTTTGGTTTCATCACAAAAGGAAGCTTAGGTATCAGTTCTTCTTTTGAAGATTATGCCGTGAGTGGAGCCAGTACTCCAAACTCAAATAGCTATGCCGTTGGTGCATATATCATTGAAGAAACAGATATAAACAATATTCATTTAGAAGGTGGGTTGCGTTTTGATTGGGTAAAAAATTCACCAGATGAAAGAGAACCAAATTCAAGGATTGGTGATATCCGTGCGCGTTCTTTCGCAGCCTTATCATCCTCTCTTTCGGCTATCTACAGTTTCCAAAATGGGATCAGTGTAGGTACAACTTTACTGCATTCTTTTAGAGCTCCTTCTTTAGAAGAATTATATTCCGAAGGGCCTCATTTAGCTTCCTATTCTTATGAAATCGGTAATCCAGATTTAGACCCAGAGCGTGGATTAGCTAAAGAATTATTTCTTAGGTATCGAGGCAATAGAGTAAATTTAGAAACGGCTGTTTTTCACAACCACTTTTCTAATTACTTATACGCGGCCAATACAGGGCAACCAAATAACAGGTTTCCTGACCTCAATGATTATCAATTCACGGGAACTGAAGCAACTCTTTATGGATTCGAATTTCTTTCTGAAGTTCAATTATTTCAATCTTTTGTTGTCGACTTTTCTGTGAACTACACCATAGGTAATCAAGAAGCGGTTCAACCGGATGGTTCAACAGAAACCACTCCTTTACCTCAAATTCCACCATTGAAGCTTAAAAGTGGGATAAAGTATGCACATAAAGGATTTGAAGTAGGCGGAAGATATAACTACGCTGCAGAACAAGACAGAACGGCTGAATTTGAGACTTCTACAGATGCATATCACAAAGTAGATTTGTTCACGCAGTATAGATTCTCAACTAAGAAACTGCTACAAACTGTTTCTTTAAACGTGAATAATGTATTCGATACGGAGTACTACAACCACCTTTCGCGCATCAAGGATTTAAGGCCAGCCCCCGGCAGAAATATCACTCTACTTTATCGTTTATTCTTTTAA
- a CDS encoding ribonuclease H-like domain-containing protein yields the protein MYFIFDLETIPDFDFVRKVLNDYDSDNETLLEIASEELARNKSGFLPPMYHRVVSWVGLWIENNGQPKQKVSWNGEDEKEGLLKIFDAIGTYKDFGLIHHNGKGFDLPVLTYRAMKHGLQMPVRMNEYDIRYRYSKHNVDLVDEFSNYGASSWPKLKHLGHLVGIPFKQTGEGNEVLAMYERKELDLIEHYCYEDVMGTYIIWLYHQFTIGLIPEDLFENLKERALSKLEEIQNMG from the coding sequence ATGTATTTCATATTTGACTTAGAAACCATCCCTGATTTTGACTTCGTACGCAAGGTATTAAACGATTATGACTCAGATAACGAGACCCTTCTAGAAATTGCAAGTGAAGAGCTTGCTCGAAACAAATCAGGCTTCCTCCCTCCAATGTATCATCGCGTGGTTTCATGGGTTGGTTTATGGATTGAAAATAATGGTCAGCCTAAACAGAAAGTGTCGTGGAATGGCGAGGACGAAAAAGAAGGCTTACTTAAAATATTTGATGCCATAGGTACTTATAAAGACTTTGGGCTTATTCATCATAATGGAAAGGGATTCGACTTACCTGTACTCACTTATCGTGCCATGAAGCATGGATTACAAATGCCGGTTAGAATGAACGAATACGACATTCGTTATCGATATAGTAAGCACAATGTTGATCTTGTTGACGAATTCAGCAACTATGGCGCAAGCTCTTGGCCTAAACTCAAACACTTGGGTCACCTAGTGGGAATTCCATTCAAGCAAACGGGTGAAGGAAATGAAGTACTAGCTATGTATGAACGCAAAGAGCTAGACCTGATTGAACATTACTGTTATGAAGATGTTATGGGTACATACATCATTTGGTTGTACCATCAATTTACAATTGGCCTTATTCCTGAAGACCTATTTGAAAATTTAAAAGAACGCGCACTTTCAAAACTAGAAGAAATTCAGAATATGGGGTAG
- a CDS encoding methylated-DNA--[protein]-cysteine S-methyltransferase — MTFVSYLDTPIGYLRILSNGRAITQIKFLDFEGPEDPDVHTESAKTQLKEYFEGIRHSFDLPLQPKGTEFENRVWQLLNTIDAGSTTTYGEIALKLGDKNYSQAVGSANGKNPIAIVVPCHRVIGADNKLVGYAGGLDRKEWLLKHEGALLL, encoded by the coding sequence TTGACCTTTGTAAGCTATTTAGATACTCCAATTGGGTATCTCAGAATTTTATCAAATGGACGTGCAATTACTCAAATCAAATTCTTAGACTTTGAAGGTCCAGAAGACCCCGATGTGCATACTGAATCGGCTAAAACTCAGTTAAAAGAATATTTTGAAGGCATACGTCACTCCTTCGATTTACCCCTTCAACCCAAAGGCACTGAGTTTGAAAATCGTGTTTGGCAACTGTTAAATACTATTGACGCTGGCAGTACAACAACCTATGGAGAGATCGCACTAAAACTAGGCGATAAAAACTATTCTCAGGCTGTTGGATCAGCCAATGGGAAGAATCCAATTGCGATTGTAGTCCCTTGTCATCGAGTGATAGGTGCTGATAATAAATTAGTTGGCTATGCAGGAGGCCTAGATCGTAAAGAATGGCTTCTAAAGCATGAAGGTGCATTACTTTTATAA
- a CDS encoding dihydrolipoyl dehydrogenase family protein, which translates to MSKYEFDSIVIGGGAAGLTASGICANFGAKTMMIEADKLGGDCTWTGCVPSKVLLKAGKVAQQMRSASKYGLIDQEVEIDFNKVIKHVQGVIDDVYEDADRPEIYEDMGIEVVHGRASFLDAHTIEIESEGGEKRIVTSRYFFIAAGARAMVPPIEGIEKVNYLTNEGLFDIQELPKELVIIGAGAIGTEMSQAFTNLGSTVKVIDMAPRIMMNDDAEVVDILFKELQEQGVQYHLNALVKSISEEGDSVSVHIESEGQVKTISGDKLLMATGRRPNIENLGLDNAEVEFTKKGITVDDSCRTNVSHIYAIGDITGRYQFTHMSEHMAKVATTRALLKVPMKLDKKHVTWATYTSPEVAHLGASQKQLDEQSISYEVYKFPYSKIDRAITEGETTGLIKIFAKKWSGKILGATVVGAHAGEMISEYAVAMKNGVSLRNIADTIHPYPSWGLGARRAADQWYIRNQSTSSVKWIQRIFRYKGSIPDYSDPDRIV; encoded by the coding sequence ATGAGCAAATATGAGTTTGATAGTATCGTGATTGGTGGTGGGGCTGCAGGGTTAACGGCATCTGGAATTTGTGCGAACTTTGGTGCAAAAACGATGATGATTGAAGCCGATAAACTTGGAGGTGATTGCACCTGGACGGGATGTGTACCTAGTAAAGTTTTACTGAAAGCAGGAAAAGTTGCTCAACAAATGCGATCGGCTAGCAAGTACGGCTTAATAGATCAAGAAGTAGAAATCGACTTTAATAAGGTGATTAAGCACGTTCAAGGTGTTATAGATGATGTGTATGAAGACGCTGATCGCCCCGAGATCTACGAAGATATGGGCATTGAAGTAGTACATGGCCGGGCTTCATTCCTCGATGCACATACCATTGAAATTGAAAGTGAAGGAGGAGAAAAGAGAATTGTGACCTCACGATATTTCTTTATAGCTGCAGGGGCAAGAGCAATGGTTCCACCAATTGAAGGTATAGAGAAAGTGAACTACCTCACCAATGAAGGACTTTTTGATATTCAAGAGTTGCCGAAAGAGTTGGTTATAATAGGTGCAGGAGCTATTGGTACTGAAATGAGCCAAGCGTTTACAAATTTAGGCAGCACCGTAAAAGTAATTGATATGGCGCCTCGAATCATGATGAATGATGATGCTGAAGTAGTAGATATTTTATTCAAAGAGCTTCAAGAACAGGGCGTACAATATCACCTAAATGCTTTGGTGAAATCAATATCCGAAGAAGGGGATTCAGTTTCAGTGCATATAGAATCTGAAGGTCAGGTTAAGACAATATCGGGTGATAAGCTTTTGATGGCCACTGGAAGACGACCAAATATTGAAAACCTTGGCTTGGATAATGCAGAGGTAGAATTCACGAAAAAAGGTATTACAGTAGATGATAGCTGCAGAACCAATGTAAGCCATATTTATGCGATTGGTGACATAACGGGTAGATATCAATTTACTCACATGAGCGAGCATATGGCTAAAGTGGCTACAACCCGAGCATTGCTAAAAGTGCCTATGAAACTGGATAAAAAGCACGTGACTTGGGCAACGTATACTTCACCTGAAGTTGCACATCTAGGAGCTTCTCAGAAACAGTTGGATGAGCAATCTATTTCTTATGAAGTGTATAAATTTCCCTATTCAAAAATTGATCGGGCTATAACGGAAGGTGAAACAACAGGACTCATAAAGATCTTTGCGAAGAAATGGTCGGGCAAGATACTGGGAGCAACAGTGGTTGGGGCCCATGCAGGTGAAATGATCTCAGAATATGCGGTAGCAATGAAAAATGGTGTAAGCCTTCGCAATATTGCGGATACAATCCATCCGTATCCTAGTTGGGGATTAGGTGCCCGTCGCGCTGCCGATCAGTGGTACATTCGTAACCAAAGTACGAGTAGTGTGAAATGGATTCAGAGAATATTTAGATATAAGGGCAGTATCCCTGATTATAGCGATCCAGATAGAATCGTTTAA
- a CDS encoding M14 family metallopeptidase: MKKLSLLLVIGLFTVSASAQIQEAIERFQFEENINYDRSIPSPKDYLGYELGEEYTFHYQVMGYFKALADASDKITFHEYARTYENRSVNYAIITSSSNHQNLESIRKANLALANNPENTSIADDQPIVVWMSYNVHGNEPSSSEAAMQTAYRLVAANDSETQDLLENSVVIIDPMINPDGRDRYVNWYKSSQSNILNVNVEDVEHDEIWPGGRTNHYWFDLNRDWTWLVHPESRGRINVYQQWMPQVHIDFHEQGYNNNYFTMPGTTPRNLELPGAYEMWADVFGRGAIAEFDKAKVNFQTRESFDFFYPGYGSSYPSVMGGIGMLAEQGGHSRGGRAVETNDGYVLTLRQRLFDHYKNGVSIVKTSVNNKGKLLNYFKEARSQSTQKGNTKAYILPNNSNDYTYDVINLMMKHGVKVEQAQESFTVRNAYDYWDGKSSSRSFNEGDFIIKTDQPAHLFINTLMRRQLEIRDSVMYDMATWSVPLAYNLDAAWTTSDVKVGTQSLAAPLSYPSGILNQNAQYAYVIDWNQRNAPKALTKLWRMGYKVRSAEKEFSKGADKFSRGSLVILVGRNLHKENTIHTDMQEVASYADVQIAGFNGGRMDTGSDLGAPSMRPVEQPRVAMLMDDGFSSYTGGQLWFLFDQWTELGIDRVRSDSFNGIDLNKYDVIIFPGGYGLDNVLSKGTQERLKAWVQNGGTLVATEGGATWLTKDRSGMTSAELYTVKEDKKDEDEIDPAAYTMYKDQSDSSGLKRIPGSAFKGMVDNSHPLAFGMPNKLYSLKFSSNAIKPSPSISSVGYYVKDAEEVLASGYASKENKEKAAGMAFAAVDQAGRGQVVMFLDATQYRMFWVGPARMVQNAVMLLPAF, encoded by the coding sequence ATGAAAAAACTAAGCTTATTACTAGTTATAGGATTATTCACAGTTTCAGCTTCGGCTCAAATACAGGAAGCAATAGAACGCTTTCAGTTTGAGGAGAACATAAACTATGACCGTTCTATACCTTCACCTAAAGATTATTTGGGATATGAGTTAGGGGAGGAATATACATTCCACTATCAAGTTATGGGCTATTTCAAAGCCTTAGCTGATGCTTCTGATAAAATCACCTTCCATGAGTATGCCCGTACTTATGAAAATAGAAGTGTGAATTATGCGATTATTACATCTAGCTCGAATCATCAAAATTTAGAATCGATTAGGAAAGCAAACTTAGCATTGGCGAATAATCCTGAGAATACTTCTATAGCAGATGATCAGCCTATAGTAGTTTGGATGAGTTACAATGTACATGGTAACGAGCCTTCTAGTAGTGAAGCTGCGATGCAAACGGCCTACAGATTAGTGGCAGCCAACGATTCAGAAACTCAAGATTTATTAGAGAACTCAGTGGTAATCATTGATCCAATGATAAACCCTGATGGGCGTGATCGATATGTGAATTGGTATAAATCGAGCCAGTCAAACATTCTTAATGTAAATGTAGAAGATGTAGAGCATGACGAGATTTGGCCAGGCGGACGTACCAACCATTATTGGTTCGATTTAAATAGAGACTGGACGTGGTTAGTACATCCTGAATCAAGAGGTCGTATAAATGTGTACCAACAGTGGATGCCTCAGGTTCATATCGATTTCCATGAGCAAGGTTATAACAACAACTACTTCACCATGCCAGGAACCACTCCTCGTAACTTGGAATTACCAGGTGCTTACGAAATGTGGGCAGATGTATTTGGTAGAGGTGCCATCGCTGAATTTGATAAAGCAAAAGTGAATTTCCAGACTCGTGAAAGCTTCGATTTCTTTTACCCTGGTTACGGATCTTCGTACCCAAGTGTAATGGGTGGTATCGGTATGTTGGCAGAGCAAGGTGGACATAGCCGTGGTGGCCGTGCAGTTGAAACGAATGATGGCTATGTACTAACGCTAAGACAGAGATTATTTGACCATTATAAAAATGGTGTTTCTATTGTTAAGACCTCAGTAAACAACAAAGGTAAGCTGCTTAATTATTTCAAAGAGGCTAGATCACAGTCTACTCAAAAAGGAAATACAAAAGCGTATATCTTGCCGAATAACTCAAATGATTATACTTATGACGTAATCAATTTGATGATGAAGCATGGGGTAAAAGTTGAGCAAGCTCAAGAGAGTTTCACAGTAAGAAATGCATACGATTATTGGGATGGTAAGAGCTCATCTAGATCATTTAATGAAGGTGATTTCATTATTAAGACCGATCAGCCCGCTCACCTTTTCATCAATACATTGATGAGACGACAATTAGAGATTCGTGATTCTGTGATGTACGATATGGCTACATGGTCGGTGCCTTTGGCTTATAACTTAGATGCAGCTTGGACTACCTCAGATGTAAAAGTAGGTACACAGTCTTTAGCCGCTCCACTGTCGTACCCAAGTGGAATATTGAATCAGAATGCGCAATACGCATATGTGATAGATTGGAACCAAAGAAATGCACCAAAAGCATTAACTAAACTTTGGAGAATGGGCTATAAAGTTCGTTCAGCAGAAAAAGAATTCTCGAAAGGTGCAGACAAATTCAGTAGAGGTAGTTTGGTAATTCTTGTAGGTAGAAACCTACATAAGGAAAACACCATCCACACGGATATGCAAGAAGTTGCAAGCTACGCAGATGTACAAATTGCTGGATTTAATGGCGGTAGAATGGATACTGGTAGCGACTTAGGGGCTCCTAGTATGCGCCCAGTGGAGCAACCTCGAGTAGCTATGCTTATGGATGATGGCTTTAGTTCTTATACCGGTGGACAATTATGGTTCTTATTCGACCAATGGACAGAGTTAGGAATTGACCGTGTTCGTTCTGATTCATTTAATGGTATAGATCTTAACAAATACGATGTCATCATTTTCCCTGGTGGATATGGTTTAGATAATGTATTAAGTAAAGGAACACAAGAACGATTAAAAGCTTGGGTTCAAAATGGTGGTACATTAGTTGCAACCGAAGGGGGAGCAACATGGTTAACTAAAGATCGTTCAGGGATGACTTCTGCTGAGTTGTATACCGTAAAGGAAGACAAAAAAGATGAAGATGAGATTGACCCAGCCGCTTATACCATGTATAAAGATCAATCAGATTCGTCTGGTTTAAAGCGTATTCCAGGATCAGCGTTTAAAGGAATGGTTGATAACTCACATCCTCTTGCATTTGGTATGCCAAATAAGCTGTATTCTCTCAAATTTAGCTCAAACGCCATCAAACCTAGTCCATCGATTAGTTCGGTTGGTTATTATGTTAAAGACGCTGAGGAAGTATTAGCTTCGGGTTATGCTTCAAAAGAGAATAAAGAAAAAGCAGCAGGAATGGCTTTCGCAGCCGTTGACCAAGCTGGAAGAGGTCAAGTTGTGATGTTCTTAGATGCTACACAGTATAGAATGTTTTGGGTAGGACCAGCACGTATGGTTCAAAACGCAGTAATGCTTTTACCAGCATTCTAA
- a CDS encoding DEAD/DEAH box helicase: MSDSIKNQRNILSKLGIQSLNAMQEEAKFQIHTQPDVVLLSPTGTGKTLAFLLPIIAEFDTNVDQVQTMILTPSRELAIQIEQVAREMGTGFKVNAVYGGKTFSKDKQNLQHPPALLIGTPGRVADHLRRNSFSTEHIKTLVIDEFDKSLEIGFEEDMKEIYDLLPSITKKVLTSATHAVEIPSFLEMEDPIVVDFLSEKKGSVLEILKVDSPNKDKLQTLVQLLRHIGDQPGIVFCNFKNSIQRVSDFLSEHGIEHGCFYGGMDQYTREQALVKFRNGTHRLLLATDLAARGLDVPELAFIIHYHLPLKAAEFTHRNGRTARMRKDGVAYVIQWVEEKLPEFIHADDTLDLTEGTTPPPTQWATLHVSGGRKDKISKGDLAGLFFKKASLKKDELGLIELHNDAAFVAVKKSKVSEVIASTNNQRVKKKKVRVQLI; encoded by the coding sequence ATGTCAGATTCTATTAAAAACCAACGTAATATCCTCTCTAAACTTGGTATTCAATCATTGAATGCCATGCAGGAAGAAGCAAAATTTCAAATTCATACCCAACCAGATGTTGTGCTTTTATCGCCCACTGGAACCGGTAAAACACTCGCATTTTTATTACCCATTATCGCGGAATTTGATACCAATGTAGATCAAGTTCAAACCATGATCTTAACGCCATCAAGGGAGTTAGCGATTCAGATTGAGCAGGTGGCTCGAGAGATGGGTACAGGTTTTAAAGTAAATGCTGTGTATGGTGGAAAGACGTTCTCGAAAGACAAGCAGAACCTACAACACCCCCCTGCTTTGTTGATTGGTACGCCAGGTAGAGTTGCAGATCATTTGCGCCGCAATTCCTTCAGTACCGAACATATTAAAACATTAGTAATCGATGAATTTGATAAATCACTTGAAATCGGTTTTGAAGAAGACATGAAGGAGATCTATGATCTCTTGCCTTCCATAACTAAGAAGGTTTTGACTTCAGCAACCCATGCCGTTGAAATACCTTCCTTTCTCGAAATGGAGGATCCCATTGTAGTCGATTTTTTATCAGAGAAGAAAGGCTCTGTTCTTGAAATTCTGAAAGTAGACTCTCCAAATAAAGACAAACTACAAACCCTCGTACAGTTACTGAGACATATAGGAGATCAACCTGGAATTGTGTTCTGTAACTTCAAAAATAGCATACAGCGGGTAAGCGATTTCTTATCTGAACATGGTATTGAACATGGATGTTTTTACGGAGGAATGGATCAATACACTCGTGAACAAGCATTGGTTAAATTCAGGAATGGTACCCATCGATTATTATTAGCCACCGATTTAGCGGCACGTGGTCTTGATGTTCCTGAACTCGCTTTTATTATACACTATCATTTACCATTAAAAGCAGCAGAGTTCACCCATAGAAATGGTAGAACTGCCCGTATGCGAAAAGATGGTGTTGCCTATGTTATACAATGGGTAGAGGAAAAATTACCTGAATTTATCCATGCGGATGACACCCTTGATTTGACTGAAGGTACAACCCCTCCCCCTACACAGTGGGCTACCTTACATGTATCAGGGGGTAGAAAGGACAAAATATCCAAAGGCGATTTAGCGGGATTATTCTTTAAAAAAGCTTCCTTAAAGAAAGATGAACTTGGCTTGATTGAGCTTCACAATGATGCTGCTTTTGTAGCTGTGAAAAAGAGTAAAGTAAGTGAAGTTATTGCTAGCACAAACAATCAGCGTGTGAAAAAGAAAAAAGTACGCGTTCAGCTAATTTAG